Proteins from a single region of Weeksella virosa DSM 16922:
- a CDS encoding IS3 family transposase: MAEELKDDKQISTARACRIIGLERSGYYYQSIKDDTEVERRLLYYAEKLPSRGCPEYTKRIRKEGYGWNHKRIERIYRKLGLNKRRRKIKRRIPNPDKEYLLQPIASNITWSMDFMSDVLENGRKIRILNVIDDYNREALMCEIDYSFPSEKVVKLVQRLIEWYGKPTNIRTDNGTEFIAKAFEGFCSNSSIRHIRIQKGKPMQNGFCERFNKTFREDVLDAYLFENIEQARTLAQDWMEDYNHNHPHSSLGDCSPIEFKLKRSA; the protein is encoded by the coding sequence TTGGCAGAAGAATTAAAAGATGACAAACAAATCAGTACTGCCAGAGCCTGTCGCATCATCGGATTGGAACGTTCGGGATATTATTATCAAAGCATCAAGGACGATACAGAAGTAGAGCGTCGATTGCTTTATTATGCCGAAAAACTTCCGTCAAGAGGTTGTCCGGAATACACTAAACGCATCAGAAAGGAAGGTTATGGGTGGAACCATAAACGCATTGAGAGGATTTACCGTAAATTAGGACTGAACAAACGCAGAAGAAAAATCAAACGTCGCATCCCCAATCCGGACAAAGAATACTTATTGCAGCCGATTGCATCCAATATTACCTGGAGCATGGATTTTATGAGTGATGTGTTGGAGAACGGCAGAAAGATTCGGATACTGAACGTGATAGACGATTACAACCGGGAGGCATTAATGTGCGAAATAGACTATAGTTTTCCTTCAGAGAAAGTAGTTAAACTCGTGCAAAGGCTCATTGAGTGGTATGGAAAACCAACCAACATCCGTACGGACAACGGCACGGAGTTCATCGCAAAAGCTTTTGAGGGCTTTTGCTCCAACTCCTCGATCCGGCATATCCGAATCCAGAAAGGAAAACCCATGCAGAACGGATTTTGTGAAAGGTTCAACAAAACCTTTCGGGAAGATGTACTGGATGCTTACCTATTTGAAAATATCGAACAGGCAAGAACTCTCGCTCAAGATTGGATGGAGGATTACAATCATAATCACCCACATTCAAGTTTAGGAGATTGTTCACCGATAGAATTTAAATTGAAAAGAAGTGCATAA
- a CDS encoding peptidase U32 family protein — MTKDGKMELMAPAGNFESLQAALDNGADSVYFGVDQLNMRARASINFTIDDLPEIVKRCESFGVRSYLTLNTIIYDHDLSLIKVLLDKAKEANITAVIAMDQSVIAYARQIGMEVHISTQINVTNIETVKFYAMFADTMVLSRELSLKQVKKITEQIEKEQVKGPNGNLVEIEIFGHGALCMAVSGKCYLSLHSHNSSANRGACKQNCRKKYTVIDQESGFEIELDNEYMMSPKDLCTIEFLDEVVDAGVKVLKIEGRGRAPEYVATVIRCYREAIDSIADGTYSQEKVDYWMGLLQTVYNRGFWSGYYLGQKLGEWSATPGSMATQKKVYIGKGKHFFPKANIGEFAIEAYDLKVGDLILVTGPTTGAKEMIVESMYVDDQPNEIASKGASITIPLNFRIRPSDKLYKLVKVEEPGTQQNNVEEGAYSH, encoded by the coding sequence ATGACCAAAGATGGAAAAATGGAGTTGATGGCTCCTGCTGGTAATTTCGAGTCTTTACAAGCAGCCCTTGATAATGGTGCAGATTCTGTATATTTTGGTGTAGACCAATTGAATATGCGTGCACGTGCCTCGATTAATTTCACAATAGATGATTTACCCGAAATTGTGAAACGTTGCGAATCATTTGGTGTACGTTCTTACCTTACCCTCAATACGATTATCTACGATCACGATTTGTCATTGATCAAGGTATTGCTAGACAAAGCCAAAGAAGCCAATATTACGGCGGTAATTGCTATGGATCAATCGGTGATTGCCTACGCACGTCAGATTGGGATGGAAGTGCATATTTCTACACAAATTAATGTAACCAATATAGAAACAGTAAAGTTCTATGCAATGTTTGCCGATACAATGGTATTGTCGCGAGAATTGAGCTTGAAACAAGTGAAAAAAATTACCGAACAAATAGAAAAAGAACAGGTCAAAGGCCCAAACGGAAATTTAGTAGAAATAGAAATTTTCGGTCATGGTGCTTTATGTATGGCTGTTTCTGGAAAATGCTATTTGAGCTTACATTCGCATAACTCTTCTGCAAATAGAGGTGCTTGCAAACAAAACTGTCGTAAGAAATATACGGTAATCGATCAGGAATCTGGATTCGAAATCGAGTTGGATAACGAGTACATGATGTCGCCGAAAGATTTATGCACGATAGAATTCTTAGATGAGGTAGTCGACGCAGGAGTAAAAGTCCTGAAAATTGAAGGTCGCGGCCGTGCGCCAGAATACGTAGCAACCGTTATTCGTTGTTACCGAGAAGCAATCGATTCGATAGCCGATGGGACATATTCTCAAGAAAAAGTAGACTATTGGATGGGCTTATTACAAACTGTTTACAATCGTGGTTTTTGGTCAGGATATTATTTGGGACAAAAATTAGGAGAATGGTCTGCAACACCAGGTTCTATGGCTACTCAGAAGAAAGTATATATCGGCAAAGGAAAACACTTTTTCCCGAAAGCCAATATCGGTGAATTTGCAATCGAAGCATACGACCTAAAAGTCGGAGATCTAATCTTGGTAACAGGCCCAACAACCGGTGCCAAAGAAATGATTGTAGAATCGATGTATGTAGATGATCAGCCGAATGAAATTGCAAGCAAAGGAGCGAGCATTACCATTCCATTGAATTTCCGAATCAGACCGTCTGATAAGCTATATAAATTGGTCAAGGTAGAAGAGCCAGGAACCCAACAGAATAATGTAGAAGAAGGTGCTTACTCGCACTAA
- a CDS encoding transposase, with translation MKKSRFTETQISQVLKEHEAGKKASDICRELSISPNTFYLWKRKYGGMDQEMLRQFKELERENARLKKMYADLSLDHSILKEVIEKKL, from the coding sequence ATGAAAAAGTCAAGATTTACAGAAACACAAATCAGTCAAGTACTCAAGGAGCATGAAGCTGGAAAAAAGGCATCCGATATATGCCGAGAATTATCCATCAGTCCAAATACCTTTTATTTGTGGAAGCGCAAATATGGTGGCATGGATCAAGAAATGTTGCGTCAATTCAAGGAATTGGAGCGAGAAAATGCCCGCTTGAAGAAGATGTATGCCGATTTGAGTTTGGATCATAGTATTTTAAAAGAGGTCATCGAAAAAAAGCTTTAG
- a CDS encoding ferredoxin — translation MVIITLQRNKCIGCNYCYELAPERFRMSKKDGKSVLLKSVEKKGFFTLKDPDHTIFDSCERAAKACPVNIISVKEI, via the coding sequence ATGGTGATTATTACCCTTCAGCGCAACAAGTGCATTGGTTGTAATTATTGTTATGAGTTAGCCCCAGAACGCTTTCGGATGTCGAAAAAAGACGGAAAATCTGTTTTATTGAAGTCAGTAGAAAAGAAAGGTTTTTTTACACTGAAAGATCCAGATCATACTATTTTCGATAGCTGTGAACGTGCAGCCAAAGCTTGCCCAGTGAATATTATTTCAGTCAAAGAAATATAA
- a CDS encoding YraN family protein, which translates to MAQHFDFGREAEVKACQFLIEKNYKILDRNFYYQKAEIDIIAQHEQEIVICEVKARSNTFFTEPELAVTKAKQKRLILAADAYIQKNNYHLSVRFDILALTKTNNIWSIKHIENAFNALEN; encoded by the coding sequence ATGGCACAGCATTTTGATTTTGGTCGAGAAGCCGAAGTAAAAGCCTGTCAGTTTCTTATAGAAAAGAATTACAAAATTCTTGACCGTAACTTCTATTATCAAAAAGCCGAGATAGATATTATCGCTCAACATGAGCAAGAAATTGTGATTTGTGAGGTGAAAGCAAGATCCAATACTTTTTTTACAGAACCAGAACTTGCCGTTACCAAAGCCAAGCAAAAAAGACTAATTTTGGCAGCAGATGCATATATCCAGAAAAATAATTATCATCTTTCGGTTCGTTTTGATATTTTAGCACTCACAAAAACAAACAACATTTGGAGCATTAAGCACATAGAAAACGCCTTCAATGCTTTAGAAAATTAA
- the porZ gene encoding type IX secretion system anionic LPS delivery protein PorZ, which yields MMMKIFSFLLLTPFCLSAQTMQTRWIDLFSYRKVVDIKQIDNLLYCASENGIFVVDPEDTSKVEKFSKANLLSDVGISSIEYDQVSHVLLIGYESGSLDILREGKPKFILDIPWNSFQGSKAVKDIFIYDDKAMITGDFGIASFSLNREEFIETTFFNKLNINEFARSSAVLGEDLYVATSEGLYHSKLVNGVNYPNVLDARWKKIVSGPNFHKMVVYQNEVYVSDDKYLKKIEGNQLTAAIDTMKGTILDFESNQDVLSITHKDGVEFYQDGAFTSTFSLENDTYLSGIFHNDKYYGGSHKNGLIDFSSNQKVPEDEKIGIYPDGPYTNRSWSVTALNTKVWVSPGGMESYNTPLKNQEGMSYFNGENWIHFDASKDLYGAMDIVHVAVNPENDQNFFISSWHDVSNDFVTPLGGLEVEIVDSKNNIVDLTNNFESLTRIGGATYDEEENLYVTSSFVGKKDNEIYLYKREGKKGPWKKGRIVNQAETEKISAGKPTLDEDNVYIPGARLGGLIIVPKKELKNNGDNELKWTRLGINEGLPSSNVLALGLDNFGTLWIGTDRGLRTLIKHNNNEVYSAEPIVIEQNGIYEALLTDVGINTIKVDQSNRKWVGTLSSGAFYFSDTGEETILQFNKKNSALPSDIIYDIDVDPATGYVYFATEKGVVAYRGDVGTASGKFENSYAYPNPVRPGFRGRVTIKGLPNRASVKITDVAGNLIYQTKASGGIAEWDTKNMKGKEVASGVYLVLMSNQDGTETKTLKIAVIR from the coding sequence ATGATGATGAAAATTTTCAGTTTTTTACTATTAACTCCATTTTGTTTATCCGCTCAAACAATGCAAACGCGTTGGATAGATTTATTTTCATACAGAAAAGTTGTCGATATCAAACAAATAGATAATTTGTTGTATTGCGCTTCAGAGAACGGCATTTTTGTTGTCGATCCTGAAGATACATCGAAAGTAGAGAAGTTTAGCAAAGCCAATCTACTGAGTGATGTGGGGATATCGAGTATAGAATATGATCAAGTTTCTCATGTACTTTTGATTGGATATGAATCGGGTTCACTCGATATATTACGAGAAGGAAAGCCGAAGTTTATTCTCGATATTCCTTGGAATTCTTTTCAGGGTTCTAAGGCGGTAAAAGATATTTTTATTTACGACGATAAAGCAATGATAACCGGAGATTTCGGTATAGCTAGCTTTTCATTGAACCGCGAAGAGTTTATAGAAACTACATTCTTCAATAAGTTGAACATTAATGAGTTTGCTCGTAGCTCGGCGGTGTTGGGCGAAGATTTGTATGTAGCGACTTCCGAGGGGCTTTATCACTCAAAACTGGTTAATGGAGTAAATTATCCGAATGTGTTGGATGCACGTTGGAAAAAAATTGTAAGCGGACCAAATTTTCATAAAATGGTGGTGTACCAAAATGAGGTGTATGTGAGCGATGATAAATATCTAAAAAAAATAGAAGGAAATCAATTAACAGCAGCAATTGATACAATGAAAGGAACAATCCTCGATTTCGAAAGTAACCAAGATGTTTTATCGATTACGCATAAGGATGGAGTAGAATTTTATCAGGATGGAGCCTTTACAAGCACTTTTTCGCTAGAAAATGACACCTACTTGTCGGGTATTTTTCATAATGATAAATATTATGGGGGCTCTCATAAAAATGGTTTGATTGATTTTAGTTCTAATCAGAAGGTTCCTGAAGATGAAAAGATCGGAATTTATCCCGATGGACCCTACACCAATCGCTCTTGGTCTGTAACAGCACTCAATACCAAAGTATGGGTTTCGCCCGGCGGAATGGAATCCTACAATACGCCCTTGAAAAATCAAGAAGGGATGTCGTATTTTAATGGCGAAAACTGGATTCATTTTGATGCGAGTAAGGATTTGTATGGAGCCATGGATATTGTTCATGTGGCAGTAAACCCAGAAAATGATCAAAACTTCTTTATTTCTTCTTGGCACGATGTATCCAACGATTTTGTTACGCCATTAGGAGGTCTAGAAGTAGAAATTGTTGATAGTAAGAATAATATTGTAGATCTTACAAACAACTTCGAGTCACTCACTAGAATAGGTGGTGCTACCTACGATGAAGAAGAGAATTTGTATGTTACAAGCTCGTTTGTGGGTAAAAAAGACAATGAAATATATCTCTATAAAAGAGAAGGAAAAAAAGGTCCATGGAAAAAAGGTCGAATAGTAAATCAGGCAGAAACAGAAAAAATATCAGCTGGTAAACCAACGCTAGATGAAGACAATGTTTACATACCAGGTGCACGTTTAGGGGGGCTTATCATTGTGCCCAAGAAAGAACTCAAAAACAATGGTGATAATGAGCTGAAATGGACAAGATTGGGCATAAACGAAGGTTTGCCTTCTAGCAATGTTTTGGCGCTTGGCTTAGATAATTTTGGCACTTTATGGATTGGTACCGATCGAGGTTTACGAACGCTCATCAAGCATAACAATAATGAAGTCTATTCTGCAGAACCAATTGTCATTGAACAAAACGGTATTTATGAAGCTTTATTAACCGATGTCGGTATCAATACAATCAAAGTAGATCAGTCGAATAGAAAATGGGTTGGTACCCTTTCATCGGGTGCATTTTACTTTTCGGATACCGGTGAGGAAACCATTCTACAATTCAACAAAAAAAACTCAGCTCTTCCGTCGGATATTATTTACGATATAGATGTTGATCCTGCAACGGGATACGTTTATTTTGCTACCGAAAAAGGAGTTGTTGCGTATCGTGGAGATGTGGGTACAGCGAGTGGAAAATTCGAAAATTCGTATGCGTATCCCAACCCGGTTCGACCAGGATTTAGAGGGAGAGTTACGATCAAAGGTTTGCCAAATCGAGCTTCTGTAAAAATCACCGATGTTGCCGGGAATCTTATTTATCAGACAAAAGCATCGGGAGGTATCGCCGAATGGGATACCAAAAACATGAAAGGTAAAGAAGTGGCTTCGGGTGTATATTTAGTTTTGATGTCGAACCAAGACGGAACCGAAACGAAAACCCTCAAAATCGCTGTTATCAGATAA
- the recO gene encoding DNA repair protein RecO, producing the protein MDITTRGFVLSAVKYGDTRLILRIYTQEFGLRSFIVGNAFAKNKSAALYFPLASVEVFFRLKNNSTLVNAKQLSAANYFHTIHVNPVKSTMVMFLAEVMQMVLKEEESNTLLYRYLEENLIRFDEREKNYADFHLWFLMQLTKFLGFFPNIEAMEQDYFDLENGVFTSESVHVEHLTQTQTQLWKALLQLDFREKQSSAFNQSQRRELLHLLMKYYQIHLPNFFQPKSLEVLHEIFS; encoded by the coding sequence ATGGATATCACGACACGTGGTTTTGTACTTTCGGCTGTGAAATATGGCGACACAAGACTTATTTTACGCATTTATACACAAGAATTTGGGTTGCGTTCTTTTATCGTAGGCAATGCTTTTGCCAAGAACAAATCAGCCGCTTTGTATTTTCCTTTGGCTTCGGTAGAAGTTTTTTTTAGACTAAAAAACAACTCTACTTTGGTGAATGCCAAACAATTATCTGCTGCCAATTATTTTCATACGATACACGTAAATCCTGTTAAATCTACAATGGTTATGTTTCTAGCAGAGGTGATGCAAATGGTTCTCAAAGAAGAAGAAAGCAATACTTTATTGTACCGATATTTAGAAGAAAATTTAATTCGGTTTGATGAACGAGAAAAAAATTACGCAGATTTTCATCTTTGGTTTCTAATGCAACTGACTAAGTTTCTTGGCTTTTTTCCGAATATTGAGGCAATGGAGCAAGATTATTTCGATTTAGAAAACGGTGTTTTCACTTCAGAATCTGTTCATGTAGAGCATCTTACTCAGACTCAGACTCAGCTCTGGAAAGCCTTGTTGCAATTGGATTTTAGAGAAAAACAATCGTCAGCCTTTAATCAATCACAAAGAAGAGAATTGCTTCATTTGTTGATGAAGTATTATCAAATTCATCTGCCCAATTTTTTCCAACCTAAATCTTTAGAGGTTTTGCACGAGATTTTTAGTTGA
- a CDS encoding DedA family protein has product MEIIQQAFDFIMHIDQHLTYFANEYGLWLYGILFLIIFVETGVVVMPFLPGDSLLFAAGMLAAQPNDLNVVVMMLILFVAAVLGDTLNYTIGRELGMKAVKTRIFGKQFVQQEHLDKTHQFYEKYGSKTIVIARFVPIVRTLAPFVAGIGHMRYTTFLLYNVLGGFIWIFGITLAGYLLGDIPFIKNNFSKVVLIIIVISLLPIIFEVAKEKMKKKA; this is encoded by the coding sequence ATGGAAATTATTCAACAAGCATTCGATTTTATCATGCATATCGACCAACACCTAACCTACTTCGCAAACGAGTATGGTTTGTGGCTCTATGGTATATTATTTCTCATAATTTTTGTAGAAACAGGTGTGGTTGTAATGCCTTTTTTGCCTGGCGACTCTTTGCTGTTTGCTGCCGGTATGTTAGCTGCTCAGCCCAATGACCTCAACGTAGTTGTGATGATGCTCATTCTCTTTGTTGCCGCTGTATTGGGCGACACACTCAACTATACCATTGGTCGAGAGCTGGGAATGAAAGCAGTAAAAACACGCATCTTTGGTAAACAATTTGTCCAACAAGAACATCTTGACAAAACACATCAATTCTACGAAAAGTATGGTTCTAAAACCATTGTTATCGCTCGCTTCGTACCTATCGTAAGAACCTTGGCCCCTTTCGTAGCAGGCATCGGTCACATGCGTTATACGACTTTCCTATTATATAATGTACTGGGAGGTTTTATTTGGATTTTCGGTATTACTTTGGCAGGTTATCTCTTGGGAGACATACCGTTTATCAAAAATAACTTCTCGAAAGTAGTACTCATTATCATCGTGATTTCTTTATTGCCAATCATCTTCGAAGTGGCCAAGGAAAAAATGAAGAAAAAAGCATAA
- a CDS encoding 5-formyltetrahydrofolate cyclo-ligase, with translation MKLTKKEARDYFRTKRKQMSATEVEELSEQIFHQLQRIDFSDVDVFHIFLPIKSNNEINTWPIIEWLFSLGKRVVVPIVEGNEMISAEVQSSFPIRIGKFSIPEPEVFSVIDSTQIEVIFLPMFVADLQGNRVGYGGGFYDRFLQSTAENVQKIGLSFFSPVEQITDIHRGDVPLDAMVSSTEILSFGGKSFNVLK, from the coding sequence ATGAAATTGACGAAAAAAGAAGCAAGAGATTATTTCAGAACCAAGCGTAAACAAATGTCAGCAACTGAAGTTGAAGAATTGAGTGAGCAGATTTTTCATCAATTGCAGCGTATAGACTTTTCTGATGTCGATGTTTTTCATATTTTCTTACCGATAAAAAGCAACAATGAAATCAATACTTGGCCCATTATCGAATGGCTTTTTTCTTTAGGGAAACGAGTGGTCGTACCGATTGTAGAAGGAAATGAAATGATAAGTGCCGAGGTGCAATCATCTTTTCCGATACGGATTGGGAAATTTTCTATTCCCGAACCCGAAGTATTCTCGGTGATTGATTCAACACAAATCGAGGTAATTTTTCTGCCAATGTTTGTGGCAGATTTGCAAGGTAATCGAGTTGGGTATGGTGGCGGTTTTTATGATCGTTTTCTACAATCAACCGCTGAAAATGTGCAGAAAATTGGGTTGAGTTTTTTTTCGCCTGTAGAGCAAATAACCGATATTCATCGAGGTGATGTACCTCTAGATGCGATGGTGTCGTCTACAGAAATACTGTCTTTCGGTGGAAAATCATTCAACGTTTTGAAGTAG
- a CDS encoding VTT domain-containing protein encodes MEVIDYLLHIDQYLESFLMQYQTWLYLFLFLLIFIETGLVFMPFLPGDSLLFAAGMLTASYPQYLHIYIVLSLLIAAAILGDTLNYFIGLKVGLKLLKKKLFGKQIIQDKALQKTEHFFDKYGKKTIIIARFVPLVRTIAPFIAGISRMHYPTFLRFNIIGGVLWVLLITLLGYFLGKNQTVKENFEIVIILIISLSLFPMIYELIREKFCSKSES; translated from the coding sequence ATGGAAGTCATAGATTATCTTTTACACATCGACCAATATTTAGAAAGCTTTCTGATGCAGTATCAGACTTGGTTATACCTTTTTCTGTTTTTATTAATTTTCATAGAAACAGGTTTGGTTTTCATGCCCTTTTTACCTGGAGATTCTTTGCTATTCGCTGCAGGAATGCTGACAGCAAGCTACCCTCAATATTTGCATATTTACATAGTTTTATCCTTGCTAATTGCTGCAGCTATTTTGGGCGACACCTTGAACTATTTTATCGGATTGAAAGTCGGACTGAAACTCCTCAAAAAGAAACTATTTGGCAAGCAAATAATCCAAGATAAAGCTTTGCAAAAAACAGAACACTTCTTCGATAAGTACGGAAAAAAAACCATAATCATAGCCAGATTTGTACCGCTAGTAAGAACCATTGCTCCCTTTATAGCCGGAATTTCGCGTATGCATTACCCAACCTTTTTACGGTTCAATATCATCGGTGGTGTACTTTGGGTACTCCTTATCACTTTACTTGGTTATTTTCTTGGGAAAAATCAGACCGTAAAAGAAAACTTCGAAATTGTCATTATCCTAATAATCAGCTTATCTTTGTTTCCTATGATTTACGAATTGATCCGAGAGAAATTTTGCTCGAAAAGCGAATCATAA
- a CDS encoding GNAT family N-acetyltransferase, with protein MLEVKEVQTEKNMDNFVKFPFTLYKNDPYWVPSIIRNEKQSFHPSNKIFNEVTAHFYLAYRDNKIVGRIATIINWEEVNNLKKKKVRFGWFDFIDDIEVAKALLQKAEDLAKKHQLTYVEGPMGFSNMDKAGMLTEGFDYLPTMIGLYNYEYYPKHMISLGYRPEASWVEYLMDIDNLGKVNEISRIGKIIEKRFNVRVMKFRNSKELVQHADELFNLLNKTYADLQSFVPISADQVEHYKKKYLKFIHPDFVVCIENEEKKMVAFAITMPSFSKAYQKTKGRLFPFGWWHLLQALRKNNHAEFYLIGIDPAYQNKGLHALIFRDLYRNFRARGIETMETNPLLEENIKVQQLWKDFSPKIHKKRSTFRKDIN; from the coding sequence ATGCTTGAAGTAAAGGAAGTACAAACCGAAAAAAATATGGACAACTTTGTGAAATTTCCTTTCACCTTGTACAAAAACGACCCTTATTGGGTACCGTCTATCATCCGAAATGAAAAACAATCTTTTCATCCTTCTAACAAAATTTTCAACGAAGTAACTGCTCATTTTTACCTAGCATATCGCGATAATAAAATAGTTGGTAGGATAGCAACTATCATCAACTGGGAGGAAGTGAATAATCTGAAAAAGAAAAAAGTTCGTTTCGGCTGGTTTGACTTTATTGATGATATTGAGGTGGCTAAAGCTTTGTTACAAAAAGCAGAAGATTTGGCAAAAAAGCATCAACTGACTTATGTAGAGGGACCAATGGGCTTCTCTAATATGGACAAGGCTGGAATGCTTACCGAAGGTTTTGATTATTTGCCCACCATGATTGGTCTCTATAATTATGAGTATTATCCGAAACATATGATCAGTTTAGGTTATCGACCTGAAGCTTCTTGGGTAGAATACCTGATGGATATTGATAATTTAGGCAAGGTGAATGAGATATCGCGCATAGGAAAGATCATCGAGAAAAGATTCAATGTTCGGGTTATGAAATTCAGAAACTCGAAAGAATTGGTACAACACGCCGACGAATTATTCAATCTATTGAATAAGACCTACGCTGACCTACAAAGTTTCGTGCCGATTTCGGCTGATCAGGTAGAGCATTATAAAAAGAAATATCTGAAGTTTATCCATCCAGATTTTGTGGTATGTATCGAAAATGAAGAGAAGAAAATGGTTGCTTTTGCCATTACGATGCCTTCTTTCTCCAAAGCCTACCAGAAAACAAAGGGTCGACTTTTCCCTTTCGGGTGGTGGCACTTATTGCAAGCGCTAAGGAAAAACAACCATGCAGAGTTTTATCTTATCGGGATCGATCCTGCCTACCAAAACAAGGGTTTACATGCTTTGATTTTTAGAGATTTGTATAGAAATTTCCGAGCAAGAGGAATCGAAACTATGGAAACCAATCCCTTACTCGAAGAGAATATTAAAGTTCAGCAGCTTTGGAAAGATTTTTCACCCAAAATCCATAAAAAAAGAAGTACTTTCAGGAAAGATATTAACTAA
- the upp gene encoding uracil phosphoribosyltransferase: MQKNNLTVINHPLVKAKITQMRDRNTTTKMFGELVDEISGLMCYEITRDLETEEIEIETPITKTKGYKIKGNDMAIIPILRAGLGMVEGIHQLIPTAKIGHIGIYRDHETLLPVEYLCKLPSDLASRDVILVDPMLATGGSSVKAIEILKKNGAKKIRLASLVGCPEGVKAVHDAYPEVPIYLAALDERLDENGYIVPGLGDAGDRLYGTK; this comes from the coding sequence ATGCAAAAAAATAACTTAACCGTTATCAATCATCCGTTGGTAAAAGCCAAAATTACCCAAATGCGCGACCGCAATACCACAACCAAAATGTTTGGTGAATTGGTCGATGAAATTTCGGGTCTAATGTGTTACGAAATCACACGTGATTTAGAAACAGAAGAAATCGAAATCGAAACACCAATTACCAAAACAAAAGGATATAAAATCAAAGGAAACGACATGGCAATTATCCCGATTCTCCGTGCTGGACTGGGAATGGTAGAGGGAATCCATCAACTTATTCCGACTGCAAAAATTGGGCATATTGGAATCTACCGTGATCACGAAACTCTATTACCAGTAGAATATTTATGCAAACTACCCTCTGATTTAGCATCTCGAGATGTCATCTTAGTTGACCCTATGTTAGCTACAGGTGGTTCCTCTGTAAAAGCTATAGAAATCCTTAAAAAAAACGGGGCAAAAAAAATTAGATTAGCCTCTTTGGTAGGATGTCCCGAGGGGGTAAAAGCTGTACACGATGCCTATCCAGAAGTGCCTATTTATTTAGCTGCACTCGATGAACGACTAGACGAAAACGGCTATATCGTACCAGGCCTGGGTGATGCAGGGGATCGTTTATACGGCACAAAATAA
- a CDS encoding TrmH family RNA methyltransferase: MHIESLQNPKIKNLLKLQEKSRERKKQNTFVVEGLQENRLAIEGGFRALEFYICEDIFDDNLPLENGKIYKVNKPVFEKIAYRKTTGGIVGVYATKENNLSGVELPENALILVLEAVEKPGNLGAILRTADGAKVDAVIVCDETVDFYNPNVIRSSVGTLFTNQIASGSKEEVLNFLKNNNIQIVSTFLRDNTKSLYEMDFSSSSAIVLGTEATGLSDFWADESDVLIKIPMLGKVDSLNVSNAAAICVYEAVRQRL; this comes from the coding sequence ATGCATATAGAAAGTTTACAAAATCCGAAAATAAAAAATCTTCTCAAACTACAAGAAAAATCCAGGGAAAGAAAAAAACAGAATACCTTTGTAGTAGAAGGATTACAAGAAAATCGCTTGGCGATAGAAGGTGGTTTTCGAGCGTTGGAATTTTATATTTGCGAGGATATTTTTGATGATAATCTTCCGTTAGAAAACGGAAAGATCTACAAAGTGAATAAACCCGTCTTTGAAAAAATTGCATACAGAAAAACAACGGGCGGAATTGTAGGCGTTTATGCGACAAAAGAAAACAATTTATCGGGGGTAGAACTACCAGAAAATGCCTTGATTTTGGTTCTAGAAGCAGTCGAAAAACCCGGGAATTTAGGTGCAATTTTACGTACAGCCGATGGCGCAAAAGTGGATGCAGTGATTGTTTGCGACGAAACGGTTGATTTCTACAATCCGAATGTGATACGTTCTTCGGTCGGAACTTTGTTTACCAACCAAATCGCTTCGGGCAGCAAAGAAGAAGTTTTAAATTTCCTGAAAAACAATAACATACAGATCGTTTCTACCTTTTTGCGAGACAATACCAAAAGTTTGTATGAGATGGATTTCAGCTCTTCTTCGGCGATTGTTTTGGGAACCGAAGCCACTGGGTTGTCTGATTTTTGGGCTGATGAATCGGATGTGTTGATCAAAATCCCGATGCTGGGCAAGGTCGATTCGCTCAATGTGAGCAATGCAGCTGCGATTTGTGTTTATGAAGCGGTGAGACAAAGACTGTAG